One Pantoea eucalypti genomic region harbors:
- the pckA gene encoding phosphoenolpyruvate carboxykinase (ATP), with protein sequence MRVNGLTSQDLAALGIVDTTEVVYNPDYDTLFQEETRPDLEGFARGTLTQSGAIAVDTGIFTGRSPKDKYIVRDDTTRDTLWWNDQGTGKNDNQPLSQETWNALKSCVTRQLSGKRLFVVDAFCGANADSRLSVRFVTEVAWQAHFVKNMFIQPDDAELADFKPDFVVMNGAKCTNPDWQAQGLNSENFVAFNLTERMQLIGGTWYGGEMKKGLFAIMNYLLPLKGIASMHCSANVGKAGDVAVFFGLSGTGKTTLSTDPDRQLIGDDEHGWDDDGVFNFEGGCYAKTINLSEQAEPEIYRAIRRNALLENVVVREDGSVDYADGSKTENTRVSYPINHIDNIVQPVSKAGHAKKVIFLTADAFGVLPPVSRLTPEQTQYHFLSGFTAKLAGTERGVTAPTPTFSACFGAAFLTLHPTQYAEVLVKRMEASGAQAYLVNTGWNGSGKRISLKNTRAIINAILAGELDDAPTETLPIFNLQMPVALGELDSDTLDPRRSWESEEKWTAAAEGLAQRFIDNFDKYTDNAAGAALVKAGPQR encoded by the coding sequence ATGCGCGTTAACGGCCTGACCTCGCAAGACCTTGCCGCTTTGGGCATCGTGGATACCACGGAAGTGGTTTACAACCCTGATTACGACACACTATTTCAGGAAGAGACGCGCCCGGACCTCGAAGGTTTTGCTCGTGGCACCCTGACGCAGAGCGGCGCGATTGCAGTAGACACCGGGATTTTCACCGGGCGATCGCCTAAGGATAAGTACATTGTGCGTGATGACACCACGCGCGATACCCTGTGGTGGAACGACCAGGGCACCGGCAAAAACGACAATCAGCCTCTGTCGCAGGAGACCTGGAACGCACTGAAAAGCTGCGTCACCCGCCAGCTTTCCGGCAAGCGTCTGTTTGTTGTGGATGCGTTCTGCGGGGCCAATGCCGATTCACGTCTGAGCGTACGTTTCGTCACCGAGGTCGCCTGGCAGGCGCACTTCGTGAAGAATATGTTCATCCAGCCTGACGATGCTGAGCTGGCCGACTTCAAACCTGACTTTGTGGTGATGAACGGAGCTAAATGCACCAATCCTGACTGGCAGGCGCAGGGTCTTAACTCAGAGAACTTTGTCGCTTTCAATCTGACTGAGCGTATGCAGCTGATTGGCGGAACCTGGTACGGCGGCGAGATGAAGAAAGGTCTGTTCGCCATCATGAACTACCTGCTGCCGCTGAAAGGCATCGCCTCCATGCACTGCTCTGCTAACGTGGGTAAAGCAGGTGATGTGGCGGTCTTCTTTGGCCTTTCGGGTACCGGCAAAACCACCCTCTCCACCGATCCTGATCGCCAGTTGATTGGCGATGATGAACACGGCTGGGACGATGATGGCGTGTTTAACTTTGAAGGCGGTTGCTACGCCAAAACCATCAACCTCTCTGAGCAGGCTGAGCCGGAGATCTACCGCGCCATTCGCCGCAACGCGCTGCTGGAAAATGTGGTGGTACGCGAAGATGGCAGCGTTGATTACGCAGATGGCAGCAAAACGGAAAACACCCGCGTCTCCTATCCGATCAATCACATCGACAATATCGTGCAGCCGGTCTCAAAAGCGGGCCACGCGAAGAAAGTGATTTTCCTTACCGCCGATGCGTTTGGCGTGTTGCCACCGGTTTCACGTCTGACGCCGGAGCAGACACAGTATCATTTCCTGTCAGGATTTACGGCCAAACTGGCCGGTACCGAGCGTGGCGTGACGGCACCCACCCCAACCTTCTCCGCCTGTTTCGGCGCGGCATTTCTGACGCTGCATCCGACGCAGTACGCTGAAGTGCTGGTGAAGCGAATGGAAGCGTCCGGTGCGCAGGCTTACCTGGTGAACACTGGCTGGAACGGCAGCGGCAAACGCATCTCACTGAAGAATACCCGCGCCATCATCAATGCGATCCTGGCGGGTGAGCTGGATGATGCGCCAACGGAAACGCTGCCGATCTTTAATCTGCAGATGCCGGTTGCGCTGGGCGAGCTGGATAGTGACACGCTGGATCCGCGTCGTAGCTGGGAGAGTGAAGAGAAGTGGACCGCTGCTGCCGAGGGTCTGGCACAGCGCTTTATTGATAACTTCGACAAGTACACCGATAACGCCGCAGGTGCTGCGCTGGTGAAAGCGGGCCCGCAACGCTAA
- the hslO gene encoding Hsp33 family molecular chaperone HslO, translating into MSVQDQLHRYLFENAAVRGELVNVSDTWRETVKNHDYPAPVKTLLGEMLVATSLLTATLKFDGEITVQLQGDGPLSLAVINGNNNQELRGVARIKGDIPDDSTLKSMVGNGYLVITISPEKGERYQGVVGLEGETLAACLEDYFMRSEQLPTRLFIRTSDKGAAGILLQVLPAQDTEKEVFEHLATLTETIKTEELIDLPANEALWRLYHQEEVTLYDPQPVIYKCTCSRERCGEVLTTLPQEEVDEIIAEDGKIDMHCDYCGSNYVFDAVDIAGIRSHSLENDDRLH; encoded by the coding sequence ATGTCAGTCCAGGATCAACTGCACCGTTATCTGTTTGAAAATGCCGCCGTGCGCGGCGAGCTGGTGAACGTCTCTGACACCTGGCGTGAAACCGTGAAAAATCACGACTATCCGGCACCGGTTAAAACGCTGCTGGGTGAGATGCTGGTAGCGACCAGCTTGCTGACCGCCACGCTGAAGTTTGATGGCGAAATCACCGTACAGCTGCAGGGTGACGGTCCGCTGTCGCTGGCCGTGATTAACGGCAACAACAATCAGGAGCTGCGGGGCGTAGCGCGTATCAAAGGCGACATCCCGGACGACAGCACCCTGAAAAGCATGGTCGGCAACGGTTATCTGGTAATCACGATTTCGCCTGAAAAGGGTGAACGTTACCAGGGTGTGGTCGGGCTGGAAGGTGAAACCCTGGCTGCGTGCCTGGAAGATTACTTCATGCGCTCAGAGCAGCTGCCAACGCGTCTGTTTATCCGCACCAGCGACAAAGGCGCCGCCGGTATTCTGCTGCAGGTGCTGCCCGCGCAGGACACAGAGAAAGAGGTCTTCGAGCACCTTGCGACGCTGACCGAAACCATTAAAACAGAAGAGCTGATCGATCTGCCGGCGAATGAAGCGCTCTGGCGTCTCTATCATCAGGAAGAGGTCACCCTCTACGATCCGCAGCCGGTGATCTACAAATGCACCTGCTCGCGTGAACGTTGTGGCGAAGTGCTGACTACGCTGCCACAGGAAGAAGTGGACGAGATCATCGCGGAAGATGGCAAAATCGACATGCACTGTGACTATTGCGGTTCAAACTACGTGTTTGATGCTGTCGATATCGCCGGTATTCGCAGCCACTCCCTTGAGAATGATGACCGTCTGCATTGA
- the hslR gene encoding ribosome-associated heat shock protein Hsp15: MKEKSSEEVRLDKWLWAARFYKTRAIAREMIEGGKVHYNGQRSKPGKVVELNAELTLRQGNDERTVIVADISAQRRPASEAQQLYRETDASIEKREKMAQARKLNALTMPHPDRRPDKKERRDLMKFKLSGDE; this comes from the coding sequence ATGAAAGAGAAAAGCAGCGAAGAGGTCCGCCTCGACAAGTGGCTGTGGGCCGCGCGCTTCTACAAAACCCGGGCGATTGCGCGGGAGATGATTGAAGGCGGCAAAGTCCATTACAACGGCCAGCGCAGCAAACCCGGCAAAGTGGTGGAACTGAATGCGGAACTGACACTGCGTCAGGGCAATGATGAACGCACCGTGATCGTGGCGGATATCAGCGCCCAGCGCCGTCCCGCCAGTGAGGCCCAGCAGCTCTATCGCGAAACCGATGCCAGTATTGAAAAACGCGAAAAAATGGCGCAGGCGCGCAAACTCAATGCGCTGACTATGCCCCATCCCGATCGGCGACCTGACAAAAAAGAGCGTCGCGATTTGATGAAGTTTAAATTATCGGGCGATGAATAA
- the yrfG gene encoding GMP/IMP nucleotidase yields the protein MLNWSEIDTVLLDMDGTLLDLAFDRHFWLEHVPEQLSQQRGISRAEADAIIAEKYQAVAHTLNWYCLDYWADALKLDIRAMTLAMRSLIALRDDTLPFLQALRRAGKSTILLTNAHPYNLDVKLAQTGLAPHLDLLLSTHTFGYPKEDQRLWQAVQQHTGFSAARTLFIDDNEVILDAATLWGIGWCLGVKNPDSGRPEQIFQRHRATGDYRTLI from the coding sequence ATGCTCAACTGGTCTGAGATTGATACCGTGCTGCTCGACATGGATGGCACGCTGCTGGATTTGGCGTTTGATCGTCACTTCTGGCTGGAGCATGTGCCTGAACAGCTCAGCCAGCAACGCGGCATCAGCCGGGCGGAAGCCGACGCGATCATTGCGGAAAAATATCAGGCCGTCGCCCATACGCTAAACTGGTATTGTCTGGATTACTGGGCAGACGCGCTGAAGCTTGATATCCGTGCCATGACGCTGGCGATGCGCAGCCTAATTGCCCTGCGTGACGATACGCTGCCTTTTTTGCAGGCGCTGCGTCGCGCGGGCAAGTCCACCATCCTGCTGACCAACGCGCATCCTTACAATCTGGACGTCAAACTGGCGCAGACAGGTTTAGCGCCGCACCTTGATTTATTACTTTCCACCCATACCTTTGGGTATCCGAAAGAAGACCAACGTTTATGGCAGGCGGTACAACAGCACACCGGCTTTTCTGCGGCGCGCACGCTGTTTATCGATGACAACGAAGTGATTCTGGATGCTGCAACGTTATGGGGCATCGGCTGGTGCTTAGGCGTGAAGAACCCTGATTCGGGTCGTCCTGAGCAAATCTTTCAGCGTCACCGGGCCACTGGCGATTACCGGACGCTGATCTGA
- a CDS encoding intracellular growth attenuator family protein: MSTILMILAIVLTCSILAGMGFWYAMRHRPPLAKPLPFISPPCRKLSPQEREAVDKYVAALEKQLSTPVTTHKRSASERLTLTAQSNNVYPVTRAITRYGLSTDDPHKWRYYLDEVEVHLPPLWEQYITDENYVELIRTQSIPLVISLNGHSLVDYAVDQQSLPVLMRPVSTNASIRKAETENVELLQVRKETPEEYRLSRPDGTREAVTISLAFLLFFFSLLVPATLMIWLVLTGTLMIGASLWLLYRIPGERGLRDIHCLRGAPKRWGLFSESNQEQSNITLGIIDLAYPPHWQPYVAHDLGQVTDVEIYLNRQVVRQGRFLSLQDEVKNFPIQRWRKNVVLACGSLLVLTMLVTWIPLTMPIKLSLAWARGTDSLEVSSVDKLSNVALNIGDNLKVSGTGMCSVPDNYQSNRSYAYMPFDCSAIYWNNATPLPQPQSDIIDKAAALLETTTKQLHPETNTDPKLNPQLASAIQKSGMILLDDFSDLVMKTQDLCNQPQDCMRLKNALVNLGNAKDWEALMRRADSGQLNGMNVLLRPVSAEALENLVNTATSTFFFRETRRAAENLNSPPPGGFLIVSDEGRQLVNQPQPTVSLFDLDPPSQWRELQRLSTVLLHTPFSASGIITSISTDANGTRHIVLHNEPDAMAQWRYLGTVLLLLMLLTCGIINGLLALRRMHRNRQRMIDIQQYYEKCFNHNLGTLQGVRSIF; the protein is encoded by the coding sequence ATGAGCACAATCTTGATGATCCTGGCCATAGTGCTGACCTGTTCAATCCTGGCAGGCATGGGGTTTTGGTACGCTATGCGGCATCGTCCGCCGTTGGCGAAACCACTGCCATTCATCAGTCCGCCCTGCCGTAAGCTCTCTCCGCAGGAACGTGAGGCTGTCGATAAGTATGTCGCCGCGCTGGAAAAACAACTTAGTACGCCTGTCACTACCCATAAGCGAAGCGCGTCTGAACGGCTGACGCTGACAGCGCAGAGCAACAATGTCTATCCGGTTACCCGCGCAATTACCCGTTACGGCCTCTCTACAGACGATCCCCATAAATGGCGCTATTACCTGGATGAGGTTGAAGTTCATCTGCCGCCGCTGTGGGAACAGTACATTACCGACGAAAACTATGTGGAGTTAATCCGCACCCAATCTATTCCGCTGGTGATCTCGCTGAACGGCCACTCGCTGGTTGATTACGCTGTGGATCAGCAATCGCTGCCTGTGCTCATGCGTCCTGTGTCCACCAACGCCTCAATCCGCAAAGCAGAAACAGAAAATGTTGAGCTGCTGCAGGTGCGTAAAGAGACGCCAGAAGAGTATCGTCTGTCGCGGCCAGACGGCACGCGTGAAGCGGTGACGATCTCTCTGGCCTTCTTACTGTTCTTCTTCAGCCTGTTAGTGCCTGCCACGCTGATGATCTGGCTGGTGTTGACGGGGACATTAATGATTGGCGCCAGCCTCTGGCTGCTTTATCGCATTCCCGGCGAACGCGGGCTGCGTGATATACACTGCCTGCGCGGCGCACCAAAACGCTGGGGTCTGTTCAGTGAATCGAACCAGGAGCAGAGCAATATCACGCTGGGCATTATTGACCTTGCCTATCCGCCACATTGGCAGCCTTACGTCGCACACGATCTCGGTCAGGTAACGGATGTCGAGATCTACCTTAATCGTCAGGTGGTGCGTCAGGGTCGCTTCCTGTCGCTACAGGATGAGGTCAAAAACTTCCCTATCCAGCGCTGGCGGAAAAACGTGGTGCTGGCGTGTGGTTCACTGTTGGTGCTGACTATGCTGGTCACCTGGATCCCGCTCACGATGCCGATTAAACTGAGTCTGGCCTGGGCAAGAGGCACCGACAGCCTGGAGGTCAGCAGCGTTGATAAGCTCAGCAACGTGGCACTGAACATTGGCGACAACCTCAAAGTGAGTGGCACCGGTATGTGTTCAGTGCCGGACAACTATCAGAGCAACCGCAGCTACGCCTACATGCCGTTCGACTGTTCGGCGATCTACTGGAATAACGCGACGCCACTGCCGCAGCCGCAATCGGACATTATTGATAAAGCGGCGGCGCTGCTGGAGACCACCACAAAGCAGCTGCATCCCGAAACCAATACTGACCCTAAACTGAACCCACAGCTGGCTTCCGCGATTCAAAAGTCCGGAATGATTCTGCTGGATGACTTCTCAGATCTGGTGATGAAAACGCAGGATCTCTGCAATCAGCCGCAGGATTGTATGCGGCTGAAAAACGCCCTGGTAAACCTTGGCAATGCCAAAGACTGGGAAGCTTTGATGCGTCGGGCAGATTCCGGTCAGTTAAACGGCATGAATGTGCTGCTGCGCCCGGTGAGTGCGGAAGCGCTGGAAAACCTGGTTAATACCGCTACATCCACCTTCTTTTTCCGCGAAACCCGTCGGGCGGCAGAAAATCTTAACAGCCCGCCGCCAGGGGGATTCCTGATCGTCAGCGACGAAGGTCGCCAGTTAGTGAATCAGCCGCAGCCCACCGTATCGCTGTTTGATCTCGATCCGCCTTCTCAGTGGCGTGAGCTGCAACGACTCTCCACCGTACTGCTGCATACACCTTTCAGCGCCAGCGGCATCATCACCAGCATTTCAACGGATGCCAACGGCACGCGTCACATTGTCCTGCACAATGAACCGGATGCCATGGCGCAGTGGCGCTATCTCGGCACCGTATTGCTGCTTCTGATGCTGCTGACCTGTGGGATAATTAACGGCTTACTGGCGCTTCGCCGCATGCACCGTAATCGCCAGCGCATGATCGATATCCAGCAGTATTACGAAAAGTGTTTCAACCATAACCTTGGCACTTTGCAGGGTGTGCGCTCGATATTCTGA
- the nudE gene encoding ADP compounds hydrolase NudE, with amino-acid sequence MKIPKKPDILNITAVARSRLFTIESVDLAFSNGAHRVYERMKPSEREAVMIVPIIDDHLILIQEYAVGLETYELGFPKGLIDAGETVNEAAVRELKEEVGFGADQLTTLGKLTMAPSYFSSKMNIVIAEGLYAEKLEGDEPEPLIIHRWPLSDMLSLLDEPDFREARNVSALFMAREWLVKQGRLRY; translated from the coding sequence ATGAAAATTCCAAAAAAACCTGACATCCTCAATATCACCGCCGTGGCACGTTCACGGTTATTCACTATCGAGTCGGTTGATCTGGCTTTCAGCAATGGTGCACATCGCGTCTATGAGCGGATGAAGCCTTCAGAGCGCGAAGCGGTGATGATTGTGCCGATTATTGATGATCATCTGATCCTGATTCAGGAGTACGCCGTCGGACTGGAAACCTATGAACTCGGCTTCCCGAAAGGGCTGATCGATGCAGGCGAAACCGTGAATGAAGCGGCGGTGCGCGAACTGAAAGAAGAAGTCGGCTTTGGTGCAGATCAGCTGACCACGCTGGGCAAGCTCACCATGGCACCTTCTTACTTTTCCAGCAAAATGAATATTGTGATCGCGGAAGGTCTCTATGCTGAAAAGCTGGAGGGTGATGAGCCGGAGCCGCTGATTATCCACCGCTGGCCGCTCAGCGATATGCTGTCGCTGCTGGACGAACCCGATTTCCGCGAGGCGCGTAATGTCAGTGCACTGTTTATGGCGCGCGAATGGCTGGTGAAACAGGGACGGCTGCGTTACTGA
- the mrcA gene encoding peptidoglycan glycosyltransferase/peptidoglycan DD-transpeptidase MrcA, whose amino-acid sequence MKFVKYLLILTVCCILLGAGSIYGLYKYIEPQLPDVNTLKDVRLQTPMQVYSADGDLIAQYGEMRRIPLTLQQVPPVMVKAFIATEDSRFYEHHGVDPVGIFRAASIALVSGHASQGASTITQQLARNFFLSPERTLMRKIKEAFLAIRIEQLLNKDEILELYLNKIYLGYRAYGVGAASQVYFGKPVDQLSLSEMAMIAGLPKAPSTFNPLYSPSRALSRRNVVLARMLDQHYITQQQYDEARNTPLVAKYHGPEIAFSAPYLSEMVRQEMVKRYGNNAYTDGYKVYTTVTRRLQEAAQTSVRNNVMAYDMRHGYRGPTSVLWKVGEPAWDQTKIEKALKVLPVYGPLHPAVVTEARSDEATVMMQDGSNVSLSLAGVRWARAYKSDTVQGPTPKSVTQVLQAGQQIWVRKVGDDWWLGQVPDVNSALVSLDPNDGAVRALVGGFAFNQSMFNRATQALRQVGSNIKPFLYTAAMDRGLTLASILNDVPISRWDAGAGADWRPKNSPPTYDGPIRLRQGLGQSKNVVMVRAMRAMGVDYAAEYLQRFGFPAQNIVHTESLALGAASFTPLQVVRGYSVMANGGFLVDPYFITKIENEQGGTVFEEKPKIACPQCNLPVIYGETKKALALNEESVENVAASNNNQNQAVPQPELEQVPAQAQQGDQQYAPHVINTPLSFLIRSALNSNIFGEPGWMGTGWRAGRDLKRNDIGGKTGTTNSSKDAWFSGYGPGVVTSVWIGFDDARRNLGRSTLSGAIPDQISGYEGGAKSAQPAWDEFMKSALDGVPVQPLTPPDGVVTVTIDRSTGKLANGGGNTRQEYFINGTQPTEYSVHDVGTTIMDNGESHELF is encoded by the coding sequence GTGAAGTTCGTAAAGTATTTATTAATCCTTACAGTGTGTTGCATCCTGTTGGGAGCTGGCTCGATTTATGGTTTATACAAATATATAGAGCCACAGCTGCCCGACGTGAACACGCTGAAAGATGTGCGTCTGCAAACCCCTATGCAGGTTTACAGCGCCGATGGCGACCTGATCGCCCAGTATGGCGAAATGCGCCGTATCCCTTTGACTCTGCAGCAAGTGCCACCTGTCATGGTGAAAGCGTTTATTGCGACCGAGGACAGCCGTTTTTATGAGCACCATGGTGTTGATCCGGTGGGTATTTTCCGTGCGGCCAGCATTGCACTGGTCTCCGGTCATGCTTCACAGGGTGCAAGTACCATCACTCAACAGCTGGCCCGTAACTTCTTCCTGAGTCCGGAACGCACCCTGATGCGTAAAATAAAGGAAGCGTTCCTGGCGATCCGCATTGAGCAGTTGCTGAATAAAGATGAAATCCTTGAGCTCTACCTGAATAAGATCTACCTGGGCTATCGCGCTTATGGCGTCGGTGCAGCCTCACAGGTCTATTTCGGTAAGCCCGTTGACCAGCTGTCGCTGAGTGAGATGGCGATGATTGCCGGTCTGCCGAAAGCGCCGTCTACCTTTAACCCGCTTTACTCGCCGAGCCGCGCCCTGTCGCGCCGCAACGTGGTACTGGCGCGTATGCTGGATCAGCATTACATCACGCAGCAGCAATATGACGAGGCCCGTAATACACCGCTGGTGGCGAAGTATCATGGCCCGGAAATCGCTTTCTCTGCCCCTTATCTCAGCGAGATGGTGCGTCAGGAGATGGTGAAACGCTACGGCAATAATGCCTACACCGACGGTTACAAGGTTTACACCACCGTGACTCGTCGTCTGCAGGAAGCCGCGCAGACCTCGGTGCGCAATAACGTCATGGCCTACGATATGCGTCATGGTTATCGCGGCCCGACCAGCGTGCTGTGGAAAGTGGGTGAACCGGCCTGGGATCAGACGAAGATCGAGAAAGCGCTGAAGGTGCTGCCGGTTTATGGCCCGCTCCACCCGGCCGTCGTGACAGAAGCACGCAGCGATGAAGCGACCGTCATGATGCAGGATGGCAGCAATGTGTCGCTGTCATTAGCCGGTGTGCGCTGGGCGCGTGCTTATAAGTCTGACACCGTGCAGGGCCCGACGCCGAAAAGCGTGACGCAGGTCCTGCAGGCTGGCCAGCAGATTTGGGTGCGTAAAGTGGGTGACGACTGGTGGCTGGGTCAGGTGCCGGATGTGAACTCGGCACTGGTCTCACTGGATCCGAATGATGGTGCGGTGCGCGCGCTGGTAGGTGGTTTTGCCTTTAACCAGAGCATGTTTAACCGTGCGACCCAGGCACTGCGCCAGGTCGGCTCTAACATCAAGCCTTTCCTTTATACCGCCGCCATGGATCGCGGGTTGACGCTCGCCTCCATCCTGAACGATGTGCCGATTTCACGCTGGGATGCAGGTGCCGGTGCAGACTGGCGTCCGAAAAACTCACCGCCAACTTACGATGGTCCGATTCGTCTGCGTCAGGGATTAGGTCAGTCGAAAAACGTCGTGATGGTGCGTGCGATGCGTGCGATGGGCGTGGATTATGCCGCAGAGTATCTGCAGCGCTTTGGTTTCCCGGCGCAGAACATTGTTCACACCGAGTCGCTGGCACTGGGTGCGGCCTCATTCACTCCATTACAGGTGGTGCGTGGCTACTCCGTGATGGCGAATGGCGGCTTCCTGGTTGATCCTTACTTCATTACGAAGATTGAGAACGAACAGGGCGGCACCGTCTTTGAAGAGAAACCGAAGATCGCCTGTCCGCAGTGCAATCTGCCGGTGATCTATGGTGAGACCAAAAAAGCGCTGGCGCTGAATGAAGAGAGTGTTGAGAACGTTGCTGCCTCAAATAACAACCAGAATCAGGCAGTTCCTCAGCCTGAACTGGAGCAGGTTCCTGCTCAGGCTCAGCAGGGCGATCAGCAATATGCACCTCACGTGATCAATACGCCGCTCAGCTTCCTCATCAGAAGCGCGCTGAACAGTAACATCTTTGGCGAACCGGGCTGGATGGGAACGGGCTGGCGTGCCGGACGTGACCTTAAACGTAATGATATCGGCGGGAAAACCGGTACCACCAACAGCTCGAAAGATGCCTGGTTCTCGGGTTACGGCCCTGGCGTAGTGACCTCCGTATGGATCGGTTTTGATGATGCGCGCCGTAATCTGGGCCGCAGTACGCTTTCCGGCGCGATTCCCGATCAGATATCGGGCTATGAAGGTGGCGCGAAGAGTGCGCAACCGGCATGGGATGAGTTCATGAAGAGCGCGCTCGACGGTGTACCGGTGCAGCCATTGACACCGCCGGATGGCGTCGTCACGGTGACAATCGATCGCAGTACCGGCAAGCTGGCAAATGGCGGCGGTAACACGCGTCAGGAGTACTTCATCAATGGTACCCAGCCGACCGAATATTCGGTTCACGATGTGGGTACCACTATTATGGATAACGGCGAGAGTCACGAACTGTTCTGA
- the pilM gene encoding pilus assembly protein PilM: MAFHTWQIGLDIQNRQICALALQPRRDGWQLRHWWQQRLPQDTLRNGVLQSSPELLAALTAWRQRLPRRYSLRVALPARLVLQRQLPLPAQALNEPALGHYVQAAARRLFPLEPTALALDYRPDAKRDQLCVTAARLEIIDQWAAPLLQSGLKPQVFELTTNALKRLARQAALKSGAVLVLQQDNRWLWSDAHSAADIGEVATLAALRQQAFPDASFVAWCAAEPGVLPAEATRFSPFDLFRYKQPPLPENPGAFALAAGLALRDGDE; the protein is encoded by the coding sequence ATGGCTTTTCATACCTGGCAAATTGGGCTGGATATTCAGAATAGGCAGATTTGTGCCCTTGCCCTCCAGCCTCGTCGTGATGGCTGGCAGCTACGCCACTGGTGGCAGCAGCGGCTGCCGCAAGATACGTTAAGAAACGGCGTGCTGCAATCTTCGCCTGAATTACTGGCGGCCTTAACGGCATGGCGTCAGCGGTTGCCGCGTCGTTATTCGCTGCGTGTCGCACTGCCCGCCCGGCTGGTGTTACAGCGCCAGCTTCCCCTGCCTGCGCAGGCGCTGAACGAACCCGCGCTGGGGCATTACGTGCAGGCGGCCGCGCGCCGTCTCTTTCCTCTGGAGCCCACTGCGCTGGCGCTGGATTACCGGCCGGATGCAAAGCGTGATCAACTCTGCGTCACGGCAGCGCGGCTGGAGATTATCGATCAGTGGGCAGCGCCACTGTTACAGTCAGGATTAAAGCCGCAGGTGTTTGAACTGACCACTAATGCGTTGAAGCGATTAGCCCGGCAGGCAGCACTGAAATCCGGCGCGGTACTGGTTCTGCAGCAGGATAACCGCTGGCTCTGGAGCGATGCGCACTCAGCGGCTGACATCGGCGAAGTCGCCACACTGGCGGCCCTGCGGCAGCAGGCTTTCCCCGACGCCAGTTTTGTTGCCTGGTGCGCCGCAGAGCCGGGTGTACTGCCCGCCGAAGCCACCCGCTTTTCCCCTTTTGATCTCTTTCGCTATAAGCAACCTCCTTTGCCGGAAAACCCGGGAGCCTTTGCGCTGGCGGCCGGGCTGGCGCTACGTGATGGAGATGAATAA
- a CDS encoding PilN domain-containing protein — protein sequence MVAVNLLPWRQHRRQQQQRQSLVMLLLMLGTLFLVVVQQTWQIHQARQQVAQTRSLQQQALDALGQQLAQQKQLLARLAVVQKQQAKQRQQAVQLAAWQQFWLNLPVLMPDSAWLTRLEKRDNHLTLEGQAQDMASVRQFRQQLTTVALLDQVKQGGVKRQADGSYRFSLRATVQAVADE from the coding sequence ATGGTGGCGGTTAATCTGCTGCCCTGGCGGCAGCACCGTCGGCAACAGCAGCAGCGGCAGAGTCTGGTGATGCTGTTACTGATGCTGGGTACGTTGTTTCTGGTTGTTGTGCAACAAACCTGGCAGATCCATCAGGCGCGTCAGCAGGTGGCGCAGACGCGCAGTTTACAGCAGCAGGCGCTGGACGCTCTGGGACAACAACTCGCGCAGCAAAAGCAGTTACTCGCCCGGCTCGCCGTCGTACAAAAACAGCAGGCAAAGCAGCGTCAGCAGGCCGTGCAACTGGCTGCCTGGCAGCAGTTCTGGCTCAATTTACCCGTGTTGATGCCCGATTCCGCCTGGCTGACCCGTCTGGAGAAGCGTGACAATCATCTGACTCTGGAGGGCCAGGCGCAGGATATGGCCTCGGTCCGGCAATTCCGCCAGCAGTTAACTACGGTCGCCCTGCTGGATCAGGTTAAGCAGGGCGGTGTAAAGCGGCAGGCCGATGGCAGTTATCGTTTTTCACTGCGGGCAACGGTCCAGGCGGTGGCTGATGAATGA
- a CDS encoding HofP DNA utilization family protein, with protein MRHSLLILLLCCSSVVARDPFRPVAGSVCEASVEPLTGWRLQGIIGREAHFHAWLIGPQKEIVIARIGKPFPVAPWQLTDMTRRSITLAVQNSCTAQQTTFYLKGRSYGLDSHSAAGHQLPAAGLRR; from the coding sequence ATGCGCCATAGCCTGCTGATTTTACTGCTGTGCTGTAGCAGTGTGGTGGCGCGTGATCCGTTCAGGCCGGTTGCCGGTTCAGTGTGTGAAGCGTCAGTGGAACCGCTCACTGGCTGGCGTCTGCAGGGGATCATTGGCCGGGAGGCGCATTTCCATGCCTGGCTGATTGGTCCGCAGAAGGAGATTGTCATCGCCCGCATCGGCAAACCTTTTCCTGTAGCGCCCTGGCAACTCACTGACATGACCCGCCGCAGCATCACCTTAGCGGTGCAAAACAGCTGCACCGCACAACAGACTACATTCTATTTAAAAGGACGTTCGTATGGTTTGGATAGCCACTCTGCTGCTGGTCATCAGCTGCCTGCTGCCGGTTTACGCCGCTGA